Proteins co-encoded in one Megalops cyprinoides isolate fMegCyp1 chromosome 1, fMegCyp1.pri, whole genome shotgun sequence genomic window:
- the atp5md gene encoding ATP synthase membrane subunit DAPIT, mitochondrial, with translation MAGHDAGTQHQFTGLAKYFNAYTITGRRNCVLATYAGIAAIVLIFKLKPKKEKQVTAS, from the exons ATGGCAGGGCACGACGCTGGAACTCAACACCAGTTCACTGGCCTGGCGAAGTACTTCAATGCGTACACCATTACAGGAAGGAGGAAT TGTGTGCTGGCTACCTATGCAGGGATTGCTGCAATTGTCCTTATATTTAAGTTGAAGCCAAAGAAAGAGAAGCAGGTTACAGCAAGTTAA